A genomic window from Syngnathus typhle isolate RoL2023-S1 ecotype Sweden linkage group LG18, RoL_Styp_1.0, whole genome shotgun sequence includes:
- the svild gene encoding supervillin translates to MDAMDTLQSSAPETKAERIARYKAERRRELAERYGTSDEFTSKYVRSRDRKVADSSESKETELCEDEQTYARRGPKSKVDLDTDLKAMEKSTYVKREPRLTSETEVQPSIKTSSDTRHLDVDDKDESKVERKTWDQLTSNMSLKDRDDGSGDRVKCQPVDLGNEEETLSRKEMDAVDEPSSEEQRQAPEETRTPSLQRQDSRGIKGILKKSRSTSVESDQSEGSPLRPASVSLSHPESEEAEDRELEDLEDDVEEEEDEEDEEEDASFLDDDTDEGDPSERRRRSEGSSGSSLEEMRSSSPDESLDVASTPSEDTEEMDSLDGSQGSGIKQRLGEFSSDERTERTKKPDPSRVIQTPLANRFSQLHDAENAWKKKKSNVEASPKISLADRMKILKDKEEQWKSKGKGAANDSVQFTVAGRMAKKGLVSDAGKAEARLTPMKKSNATPVKPLEEISSRSGVKVEGDKRLDKLESFLDKLHSKGVSKNKTSTIEVTAEAEKEVMTLDDHETFGNFYRSISPSAFQDVSVTEEDLSQIQSNTPKLASAVAKHKRAVRPNRRNQGSRNPLRALAARNDIRQVYTEQRLNIAKVETKRIQVERMAKHSNLADVALAGLASKENFRKVNLRSVKSTDVVTNNSALPYNKLMLIRIKGRRHVQVRLVEPTSKSLNSGDCFLLITPKHCFMWSGEFANVIEKAKASEMASFVQAKRDLGCKAPQVTVLEEGINTESKWAKEFWSLLGGKNQYPGAGEPEEDELYESGVLDSNGVYRLQGDKLVPHEDAWASIPSVTLLDSNEVLVFDFGGEVYVWTGKDVSLADRKVAVKLGKQLYSGTYDYTNCRVNPLDPSCTESHDVAQQGEGRPSWTLFGRLSEHNETSLFREKFLDWAERRKEEAAVTEEVKSPVHSNVRSSPDPDLQPCDANELLANEPQPVRTLLEGVDVQRGHGVVRTEDSRQAELATLAVDAWHIKEYGEEEVPKESLGQLHEGDAYIVRWKYSITTLVGKRQKPGELSAGVAGRERTACFFWQGLRSGVSEKGTSALKTVELGNFRGSQVLVSQGKEPPCFLQLFQGGLVVHKGSRADSQKNSGGWRLFCVRGEAEVEAMLLEVECTGASLRSRAVLLLLHGREARLYLWHGCKAHPGARQVAKRTVERLRQGCPPELGLSGAGSVEVEEVEEGSEPAEFKKVLGLQDRKSYDCMLEDPGKYNYTPRLFRLSASSGLFEGEEHLYPARVTEGVMAMPFLQENLYTAQQPALFLLDNRMEVYLWQGWQPEEEQCTGSAKMRWDSERKCAMETTLHYCREKSSRRPPQAYLVMAGCEPLTFTNIFPYWKKDPSVASKTAGSKNKVTLVKEVLSKLSKLQYSIEELTRSPLPDGVDPLRLEDYLSDQDFKKLLEMSRVEFNALPNWKQKNLKKSKGLF, encoded by the exons ATGGACGCCATGGACACCTTACAGAGCTCCGCCCCGGAGACCAAAGCCGAGCGGATCGCCCGCTACAAAGCCGAGCGCAGGCGGGAGCTGGCCGAGCGCTACGGCACCTCTGACGAATTCACCTCCAAGTACGTCCGCAGTCGGGACAGGAAAGTTGCGGACTCGTCCGAAAGCAAGGAGACGGAACTATGCGAGGATGAGCAAACGTACGCCAGGAGAGGCCCGAAGAGCAAAGTTGATCTCGACACTGATCTCAAAGCAATGGAGAAAAGCACCTACGTCAAACGGGAACCTCGTTTGACTTCTGAAACAGAAGTTCAGCCTTCCATCAAGACGTCTTCCGATACTAG gCATCTGGACGTTGATGATAAAGACGAGTCAAAGG TTGAGCGCAAGACTTGGGACCAGCTGACCTCTAACATGTCTCTCAAg GATCGGGACGATGGAAGCGGCGACAGAGTGAAGTGTCAGCCGGTGGATCTCGGGAATGAAGAGGAAACTCTGAGTcg CAAAGAAATGGACGCCGTGGACGAGCCTTCGTCCGAGGAGCAACGGCAAGCGCCAGAAGAAACACGG acgCCCTCGCTGCAGCGCCAGGACTCGAGGGGCATCAAGGGAATCTTGAAGAAGAGCCGCTCCACAAGCGTGGAGTCGGACCAGAGCGAGGGCTCGCCACTCCGACCCGCCAGCGTCTCACTCAGTCACCCAGAGAGCGAGGAAGCCGAAGACCGCGAGCTGGAGGATCTGGAGGACGAtgtcgaggaggaggaggacgaggaggacgaggaggaggacgccTCGTTTCTGGACGACGACACGGACGAAGGCGACCCGAGCGAGCGGAGGCGGCGCAGCGagggcagcagcggcagcagcctgGAGGAGATGCGCAGCTCCTCGCCGGATGAGAGCTTAGACGTGGCCTCCACGCCGTCGGAGGACACCGAGGAGATGGACAGCTTGGACGGGAGTCAAGGTTCCGGCATCAAGCAGAG GCTCGGCGAGTTCAGCAGCGACGAGAGGACGGAGCGGACGAAGAAGCCCGACCCGTCAAGAGTGATTCAAACGCCGCTAGCCAATCGCTTCAGCCAGCTCCACGATGCGGAGAACGCCTGGAAGAAAAAG AAGTCCAATGTGGAGGCGTCACCCAAGATATCACTGGCTGACAGGATGAAGATCCTCAAGGACAAGGAGGAGCAGTGGAAGAGCAAAGGCAAAGGAGCCGCCAACGATTCCGTTCAGTTCACCGTGGCCGGACGCATGGCCAAGAAAG GTCTGGTGTCAGACGCGGGGAAGGCGGAGGCCCGTCTCACCCCCATGAAGAAGTCCAACGCCACGCCCGTGAAGCCGCTGGAAG AAATCTCCAGCAGAAGCGGCGTCAAGGTGGAAGGAGACAAAAGGCTGGACAAACTCGAGTCCTTCCTGGACAAGCTTCACAGTAAAG GCGTGAGCAAGAACAAGACGTCCACCATCGAAGTGACGGCCGAGGCCGAGAAGGAAGTGATGACCCTGGACGACCACGAGACCTTCGGTAACTTCTACCGATCCATCTCGCCCTCGGCCTTCCAGGACGTCTCGGTGACCGAGGAGGACCTGAGCCAGATCCAGTCCAACACGCCAAA GCTGGCGTCGGCCGTGGCCAAGCACAAGCGCGCCGTGAGGCCCAACAGGAGGAACCAAGGATCCAGGAATCCTCTGAGGGCGCTGGCGGCCCGCAATGACATCCGGCAGGTGTACACGGAGCAGAGGCTGAACATCGCCAAAGTGGAGACCAAGAGGATCCAAGTGGAGCGCA TGGCCAAACACTCCAACCTGGCCGACGTGGCCTTGGCGGGCCTGGCCAGCAAGGAGAACTTCCGCAAGGTCAACCTGCGCAGCGTCAAGTCGACCGACGTGGTCACCAACAACAGCGCGCTGCCCTACAACAAGCTCATGCTCATTCGCATCAAAG GTCGCAGGCACGTGCAGGTGCGCCTGGTGGAGCCCACGTCCAAGTCCCTCAACAGCGGCGACTGCTTCCTCCTCATCACGCCCAAGCATTGTTTCATGTGGAGCGGCGAGTTCGCCAACGTCATCGAGAAAGCAAAG GCGTCGGAGATGGCGTCCTTTGTTCAGGCTAAGCGCGACCTGGGCTGCAAAGCCCCCCAGGTGACGGTGCTGGAGGAGGGCATCAACACCGAGAGCAAATGGGCCAAAGAGTTCTGGAGTCTGCTCGGGGGGAAGAACCAATATCCAG gggCGGGGGAGCCAGAGGAGGACGAGCTATACGAGAGCGGCGTCTTGGACTCCAACGGGGTCTACAGACTCCAGGGAGACAAACTGGTGCCTCACGAAGACGCCTGGGCCTCCATCCCGAGCGTCACCTTGCTGGACTCCAACGAG GTTTTGGTGTTTGACTTTGGCGGCGAGGTCTACGTGTGGACCGGCAAGGACGTGTCTTTGGCGGACCGGAAGGTTGCAGTCAAACTGGGCAAGCAGCTCTACAGCGGCACCTATGATTACACCAATTGCAGGGTCAACCCTTTAGATCCCTCCTGCACCGAAAGCCATGACGTTGCACA GCAAGGAGAGGGCCGCCCAAGTTGGACTCTGTTTGGCCGCCTGTCGGAGCACAATGAGACGTCCCTGTTCAGAGAGAAGTTCCTGGACTGGGCcgagaggaggaaggaggaggcgGCTGTAACGGAGGAGGTCAAG AGCCCGGTCCACTCCAACGTGCGCTCCTCGCCCGACCCGGACCTGCAGCCGTGCGACGCCAACGAGCTGCTGGCCAACGAGCCGCAGCCGGTCCGGACGCTTCTGGAGGGCGTGGACGTCCAGCGGGGCCACGGCGTGGTGAGGACGGAGGACAGCAGGCAGGCGGAGCTGGCCACGCTGGCCGTGGACGCCTGGCATATCAAGGAGTACGGCGAGGAGGAGGTGCCCAAGGAGAGCCTGGGACAGCTTCACGAAGGGGACGCCTACATCGTCCGATGGAAGTACTCCATCACCACGCTCG TGGGAAAACGGCAGAAACCGGGAGAGCTGAGTGCCGGCGTTGCGGGCCGGGAGAGGACGGCTTGCTTTTTCTGGCAGGGCCTCCGCTCCGGCGTCAGCGAGAAGGGAACCTCGGCGCTCAAGACGGTGGAGCTGGGCAACTTCCGAGGCTCGCAA GTGCTGGTGAGTCAGGGGAAAGAGCCGCCTTGCTTCCTGCAGCTATTCCAAGGGGGCTTGGTGGTCCACAAGGGCAGTCGAGCCGACTCGCAGAAAAATTCAG GAGGTTGGAGGTTGTTTTGCGTTCGTGGCGAAGCGGAGGTGGAGGCCATGCTGTTGGAGGTGGAGTGCACCGGGGCCAGTCTCCGCTCGCGGGCCGTCCTCCTGCTGCTCCACGGCCGGGAAGCTCGTCTCTACCTGTGGCACGGCTGCAAAGCTCATCCCGGCGCCAGGCAGGTGGCCAAGAGGACCGTAGAGCGCCTGAGACAAGG GTGTCCTCCCGAGTTGGGTCTGAGCGGCGCCGGCAGTGTTGAAGTTgaggaggtggaagaaggaagCGAGCCCGCCGAGTTCAAGAAGGTTCTCGGTCTGCAGGACAGGAAGTCCTACGACTGCATGCTCGAAG ACCCCGGCAAGTACAATTACACCCCCCGGCTGTTCCGGCTGAGCGCCAGCTCGGGCCTCTTTGAAGGCGAGGAGCACCTTTACCCCGCCAGGGTGACGGAGGGAGTCATGGCCATGCCCTTCCTCCAGGAGAACCTCTACACGGCGCAGCAGCCCG CTCTCTTCCTGCTGGACAACCGTATGGAGGTGTACCTGTGGCAAGGGTGGCAGCCCGAGGAGGAGCAGTGCACGGGCTCGGCAAAGATGCGCTGGGACAGCGAGAGGAAGTGCGCCATGGAAACCACACTGCACTACTGTCGAG AAAAGAGCTCACGGCGTCCCCCTCAGGCGTACCTGGTGATGGCAGGCTGCGAGCCGCTCACCTTTACCAACATCTTCCCTTACTGGAAAAAGGACCCCAGCGTTGCCTCCAAG acTGCGGGCTCCAAAAACAAAGTCACCTTAGtgaaggaggtgctgtccaAGCTCAGTAAGCTGCAATACTCCATCGAGGAGCTCACCAGGTCGCCCCTCCCTGATGGCGTGGACCCTCTCCGCCTGGAGGATTATCTCTCTGACCAGGACTTCAAG AAACTTCTGGAGATGAGTCGGGTGGAGTTCAACGCCCTGCCAAACTGGAAACAAAAGAACCTGAAGAAAAGTAAGGGtctcttctaa
- the LOC133171336 gene encoding G protein-activated inward rectifier potassium channel 1-like, which yields MAAVRRKFGEDYQVVNTNQSMTFCAPAKRKRQRFVEKNGRCNVQHGNLGGETSRYISDLFTTLVDLKWRWNLLIFILTYTVAWLVMASMWWLIAYIRGDLSHGGHDASYTPCVANVYNFPSAFLFFIETEATIGYGYRYITEKCPEGIILFLFQSLLGSIVDAFLIGCMFIKMSQPKKRAETLMFSQDAVISQRDGKLCLMFRVGNLRNSHMVSAQIRCKVIKSRQTPEGEFLPLDQCELDVGFGTGADQLFLVSPLTICHEINAKSPFFDLSQRSLMSEQFEIVVILEGIVETTGMTCQARTSYTEDEVLWGHRFLPVMSLEEGFFRVDYSQFHNTFEVPTPPYSVKEQEEKSSLTSPNVLPVAPAPSSPLAGNRGGRRGRLLSADNVEPAEEQAARLPSKLQRMSSTRDEQAWRGAKTTTTVPLPGGGKASSTGDLPLSIQRLRSSSIPAARQGGRPEEQVQLLSLDAGEAEPERQHRPAASLNTIAGGRPEDNLPAKLRRMNADR from the exons ATGGCAGCCGTACGCAGGAAATTCGGCGAGGACTACCAGGTGGTGAACACCAACCAGAGCATGACTTTCTGCGCGCCGGCCAAGAGGAAGCGGCAGCGTTTCGTGGAGAAGAACGGGCGCTGCAACGTGCAGCACGGCAACCTGGGCGGCGAGACGAGCCGCTACATCTCGGACCTGTTCACCACCTTGGTGGACCTCAagtggcgctggaacctgctcatcttcatcctcaccTACACGGTGGCGTGGCTGGTGATGGCTTCCATGTGGTGGCTCATCGCCTACATCCGCGGCGACCTGAGCCACGGCGGCCACGACGCGTCCTACACGCCGTGCGTGGCCAACGTGTACAACTTCCCCTCcgccttcctcttcttcatcgaGACCGAGGCCACCATCGGCTACGGTTACCGCTACATCACCGAGAAGTGCCCCGAGGGGATCATTCTCTTTCTCTTCCAGTCACTGCTGGGCTCCATCGTGGACGCCTTCCTCATCGGCTGCATGTTCATCAAGATGTCGCAGCCCAAGAAGCGCGCCGAGACGCTCATGTTCAGCCAGGACGCCGTCATCTCGCAGCGGGACGGCAAACTATGCCTCATGTTCAGGGTGGGCAACCTGAGGAACAGCCACATGGTCTCTGCGCAGATCAGGTGCAAGGTCATCAAG TCTCGTCAGACCCCTGAAGGAGAGTTCCTGCCTCTGGACCAGTGCGAGCTGGACGTGGGCTTCGGCACGGGCGCCGACCAGCTCTTCCTGGTGTCGCCGCTCACCATCTGCCACGAGATCAACGCCAAGAGCCCCTTCTTCGACCTGTCGCAACGCTCGCTCATGAGCGAGCAGTTTGAGATTGTCGTCATCCTGGAAGGCATCGTGGAGACCACCG GAATGACGTGTCAAGCGCGGACATCTTACACGGAAGATGAAGTCTTATGGGGCCATCGTTTTCTGCCAGTCATGTCTCTGGAGGAAGGCTTCTTCAGGGTGGACTACTCTCAGTTCCACAACACCTTCGAGGTGCCCACACCTCCCTACAGCGTCAAAGAGCAAGAGGAGAAGTCGTCGCTGACGTCGCCCAACGTTCTCCCGGTGGCCCCCGCGCCCTCCTCCCCCCTGGCGGGCAATCGAGGGGGCCGCAGAGGGAGGCTCCTCTCGGCCGACAACGTGGAGCCTGCGGAGGAGCAGGCCGCCAGGCTGCCCAGCAAACTGCAGCGCATGAGCTCCACCAGAGACGAGCAAGCGTGGAGAGGCGCCAAAACCACCACGACGGTGCCCTTGCCCGGCGGCGGCAAGGCCTCCAGCACGGGCGACCTGCCGCTAAGCATTCAGAGGTTGAGGTCCAGCTCCATCCCCGCCGCTCGCCAAGGGGGGCGGCCCGAGGAGCAGGTCCAGCTCTTGTCCTTGGACGCCGGGGAGGCCGAGCCGGAGAGGCAGCACAGACCGGCGGCGTCCCTTAACACCATCGCCGGCGGGCGTCCGGAGGACAACTTGCCCGCCAAACTGCGCAGAATGAACGCAGACCGTTAA